A region of the Fusobacteria bacterium ZRK30 genome:
TCCATTCAGAATGAAAATTTTCTAAAAATTCTTCCATTACCCTGTGCCTATTCTGGGCTTTTTTATATCCTGTTTTAGTATTCATCTTCTCCTTCAGGAGCAGCAATTTCTCATAAAAATGACTTATTGTATCTCCCTTTTCCTTTATATCGAGCTTACAATCCGGGTCATACATAACTCTTTTTTTATACCCTCCATACGCAAAAGTTCTCCCTATCCCTATGGCTCCTATGGCATCTAATCTGTCTGCATCCTGGACTATCTCACCTTCGATAGTTTCCATCTTGTGTTTATTTTTTCCTCCCTTAAAAGAGATATTATTAGTTATATAAATGACATGATCTATTATTTTATTCTCTACTCCTAATTCCAGCAAGAAATTAGTTATGATATCTTTTCTGTCTTCATCGGTATATCCAAATTTATGATCTGCTATATCGTGGAGGAGGGCTCCTAATTCAACCACGAAAATATCTATATTCCCCTCATATAGTGGCTTTTCCTTCTTAGCTATATCCAGTGCGTTGTTAAATACCCTTACAATATGCCACCAATCATGTCCAGATCCTTCCCCTTCTAACTTCATCTTAACAAATTCTTTAGTTTTTTCTATGATCAATTTTCTATTCATCCTCAACACTCCCACAAATATTTTTTTTATATTTTATTTTAACATATTTATTTGATCTCCATATTGAAAGATAGTCTAATCCAAAAAAGAATACTGTAAACAGTATTCTTTTTTGAGTTTTATCCTTAGATATTCACTATATAACTAAAATAGTTTAGTATTCTCCTTCTTTTGCTTTCCCTGTACTTACTAAGCTTACACCAGAAGATGTTCCTAATCTAGTTACTCCCATCTCAATATATCTCATAGCAGTTTCTATATCTCTTACTCCACCAGCAGCCTTTATCTCTGCTTTATCTCCTACTACTTCCTTCATAAGAGCTACATCTTCAAACGTAGATCCTCCTGTTCCAAATCCTGTAGAAGTCTTTACGAAATCCGCTCCTGCACTTACAGAAAGCTCACAAGCTTTTCTTTTTTCAGCATCTGTTAAATAACAGTTTTCATGGATAACTTTTAATACATGAGTTCCCATAGCTTCCTTTATTCCTCTGATTTCAGATTCTACCTCGTCAAATTTACCGTCTTTTAAGAACCCGACATTAAGTACCATGTCGATCTCATCTGCTCCATCTTCAATACATTTTTTAGTTTCAAATATTTTTGCATCTTTAGACATAGCTCCTAAAGGGAAACCTATTACTGCAGCAATTTTTACATCTGATCCCTCTAATTCTTTCTTAGCTAAAGGTACATAAGACCCGTTTACACATACTGAAAAGAAGTTATATTCACGAGCTTCCTTACATAATTTAATTATATCTGCCTCTGTAGTCGTTGCCTTTAATACTGTATGATCTATATACTTATTTATTTCCATATTTTTTATCTCCTTTTAAATTTTATTTTATTCACCTTATATTCTTTCTGTCCAAAATTTTACCCTTTTTCCTTTTTCTTTTCAACCTTTTTATTTCTATCTAATGCTTATCCGATCATATCTAATATTGTCGGTATTTTTTCTACTTTTTCCTTAGAGAATACAAAAGCTCCCCTTAAAGTTTCTATGATCTCATCTCTCATATTGTTTTGATGGTATAGAGTTAAAATAGCTTCTCCTGTCTCAAATTGATCTCCTACTTTTTTATGCATTATCAATCCAACTGAATGATCGATTATATCTTCCTTTGTAGCTCTTCCTGCTCCCAACATCATTGCAGCCTTACCTATTTTTTCAGCATCTATATGCTTTATATATCCACTTTCTTCTACATTAAATTCAAAAGTTTCAGTAGCTATATTAAGTAACGAATAGTCATCACAGATATCTGGATTTCCGCCGCTTCCTTTTACGAATTTTTTCAGCATCTCAAGAGCTTTCCCATTTTTTATAACTTCTTTTACCTTTTCGATACCTTCTTCCAATGTTTTTACATCACCTTTTAAGATAAGCGCCTGAGCTCCCAATACTTCTACCAGGTAAGTGAAATCTTCCGGGCCGTTCCCTTTTAGAGTTTCTACAGCTTCTACTATTTCTAGTGAGTTCCCTACTGCATTTCCCAATGGTTCATCCATATTAGTAAGCATACATACGATATTTCTATCAAATGCCTTCCCTAAATCATACATTGTCTGGGCTAATTTACGTGCCTCAGCAAGATCCTTCATAAATGCTCCGGATCCTACCTTTACATCTAAAATTATTGCATCTGCATGAACTGCCAGTTTTTTACTCATTATAGAGCTGGCAATAAGTGGAATACTCGATACAGTAGCCGTAACATCTCTCAACGCATAAAGTTTTTTATCCAAAGGAACTATTGTGTCTGCCTGTCCCATAAGTCCTGTTCCTGTTTCATTTACTATCTTTATCAACTCTTCCTTTGAATTGCTGAATTTAAACCCTTTGATCGATTCAAATTTATCTATAGTTCCACCAGTATGACCCAGCCCCTTACCAGATAATTTCGCTGTTCCCATTCCCAGAGCACCAAATATAGGAGCTAAAGCGATAGTTGTCTTATCTCCTACCCCTCCTGTAGAATGTTTGTCTATCAAGAATTTCTCCACACCAGGAAAATCTATTGTATCTCCTGAATCTATCATAGTTTCTGTAAATACCTTCAATTCCTCTGTCGTCATCCCGTTAAAGTAAACAGCCATTAAAAAAGATGCAATTTGATAATCAGGTACTTCTCCCGCCTGATAATTTTCTAATAAAAATCTTATTTCCTCATCGGTTAAAATTTCTTTTTCCCTTTTCTTTTGGATAATGTCAACTATTCTCATTTTTAGCCTCCCATATAATACAACTATACCTATATATTATAACTTATATTTTCTTATTTCCTCTTAAATCACCATTATTATTTTGATTTTCTTCTAAAAATATGATATAAAATTTTATAAGTTAATTATAGGACAGGTGGCAGAAATGGAGGGAAATCAATGAAAAGCAATCTAATTATAGAAAAATTTA
Encoded here:
- a CDS encoding thymidine phosphorylase, translated to MRIVDIIQKKREKEILTDEEIRFLLENYQAGEVPDYQIASFLMAVYFNGMTTEELKVFTETMIDSGDTIDFPGVEKFLIDKHSTGGVGDKTTIALAPIFGALGMGTAKLSGKGLGHTGGTIDKFESIKGFKFSNSKEELIKIVNETGTGLMGQADTIVPLDKKLYALRDVTATVSSIPLIASSIMSKKLAVHADAIILDVKVGSGAFMKDLAEARKLAQTMYDLGKAFDRNIVCMLTNMDEPLGNAVGNSLEIVEAVETLKGNGPEDFTYLVEVLGAQALILKGDVKTLEEGIEKVKEVIKNGKALEMLKKFVKGSGGNPDICDDYSLLNIATETFEFNVEESGYIKHIDAEKIGKAAMMLGAGRATKEDIIDHSVGLIMHKKVGDQFETGEAILTLYHQNNMRDEIIETLRGAFVFSKEKVEKIPTILDMIG
- a CDS encoding HD domain-containing protein, yielding MNRKLIIEKTKEFVKMKLEGEGSGHDWWHIVRVFNNALDIAKKEKPLYEGNIDIFVVELGALLHDIADHKFGYTDEDRKDIITNFLLELGVENKIIDHVIYITNNISFKGGKNKHKMETIEGEIVQDADRLDAIGAIGIGRTFAYGGYKKRVMYDPDCKLDIKEKGDTISHFYEKLLLLKEKMNTKTGYKKAQNRHRVMEEFLENFHSEWNGEK
- the deoC gene encoding deoxyribose-phosphate aldolase, coding for MEINKYIDHTVLKATTTEADIIKLCKEAREYNFFSVCVNGSYVPLAKKELEGSDVKIAAVIGFPLGAMSKDAKIFETKKCIEDGADEIDMVLNVGFLKDGKFDEVESEIRGIKEAMGTHVLKVIHENCYLTDAEKRKACELSVSAGADFVKTSTGFGTGGSTFEDVALMKEVVGDKAEIKAAGGVRDIETAMRYIEMGVTRLGTSSGVSLVSTGKAKEGEY